The genomic stretch CTATTTTACTAGAATATGATTTACCATACGAGTTTCCAGAAGAAGTAGAAAAAGATGCAGAAAGTTTACCGTTAGAAATTACTGAAGAAGAAATTTCTAAACGTAGAGATATGCGTAAAGATTTAACGTTTACCATAGATCCTAAAGATGCAAAAGATTTTGATGATGCTTTGTCTTTTGTAAAATTAGAAAATGGTAATTACGAAGTTGGAATTCATATAGCAGATGTTTCGCATTATTTACAACCAAAAACTATTTTAGATGATGAGGCTTATGACAGAGCAACATCTGTTTATTTGGTAGATAGAGTAGTACCAATGTTACCAGAAATGTTAAGTAATGGTGTTTGTTCTTTAAGACCACACGAAGAAAAATTAACGTTTTCTGCAGTTTTTGAAATTAATCAAAAAGCGCAAGTAGTAGGAGAGTGGTTTGGTAGAACTGTAACATATTCAGACCAACGTTTTGCTTATGAAGAAGCACAATCTATTATAGAAAATTGCGAATTATCTGATGATGTACAACCTTATACAATGCCATTAGAAACTTCTATCATAGACAAAGAATACGAAGTTACACCAGAAATTGTAGAAGCAACTTTACAGCTAGATAAATTAGCAAAAGTATTGCGTAAAAAGAGAATGAAACAAGGTGCAATTTCTTTTGATAGAGTAGAAGTGAAGTTTAATTTAGATGAAGAAGCAAATCCAGTTGGTGTTTTCTTTAAAAAATCTAAAGATGCTAATAAATTAATTGAAGAATTTATGTTATTAGCTAACAGAAAAGTAGCAGAATTTATTGGTCGTAAAAAAGGAAAACCTTCTAACGATACTTTTATTTACAGAGTTCATGATGAGCCAGATTTAGAAAAATTAGCCTCTTTACAAAACATCATTAGTAAATTTGGTTACAAGATAAATACAGAAACTAAAGAAAGTACATCTGCAACTTTAAATCAGTTATTAAATGATGTAAATGGTAAAGCAGAATCTAATATGATAGAAACTTTGGCAATCAGATCGATGTCTAAAGCAGTTTATACCACACAAAATATTGGTCATTATGGTTTAGCTTTCGATTATTACAGCCACTTTACATCGCCTATAAGACGTTATCCTGATGTAATGACACATAGATTACTGCAACATTATTTAGATGGCGGAAAATCGCCAAAAGCAGAATTGTACGAAGAAAAATGTAAACATTCTTCTAAAAGAGAAGAATTAGCATCAAAAGCAGAAAGAGATTCTATAAAATACATGCAGGTAAAATACATGCAAGATCACAAAGATGAAGTTTTTGATGGTGTAATTACAGGTGTAACAGAATGGGGTATTTATGTAGAAATTTCTACTAATAAATGCGAAGGAATGGTAAGAATTAGAGATATAAAAAGCGATTATTATATTTTTGATGAAAAACAATATGCTATTGTTGGGCAATCTACAAAAAACATGTATCAATTAGGTGATGATGTAAAAGTACAAGTTAAAAAAACAGATTTAGAGCGTAAACATTTAGATTTTAATTTAATTGAAGATTACTTATAATGATTTTAACAACTACAAACAACATAGAAAATTTTAAAATAGTAGATTATTTAGGTATTGTAACGGGTACAGCTTACGATTCTAGTTATTCTGCTAACGGATCTAAACTATCTTTTAAAGATATGTTTAGTATGTCTAAATATTACGAAAAATATAGTTTAGCATTAGAAGGTATTAAAGAAAAAGCATTTCAGAATTTAAAAAACAATGCGACAAAGTTAGGTGCAAATGCAGTTGTTGGTATACAATTAGATGTAGAACCGCTTGCAAACTCGTCTACATTATTGGTTTCTATCACTGGTACAGCTGTTAAAGTAAAATAAACACGTATAGATTTATAATATTTTTAATAATTTTCCTTTATTATAATGGTATAATTGTTGTTTTATATTAAATATCAAACTTATAAAAATGAAAAATTTAATCTTAGTATGTGCTTTTATTGTTGGTTTATCAACATACGCACAAAATACAATTAAACAAGATCTAGGAGACTTTAACACGCTTAAAGTATATAATGGTATAGAATTAGAATTGATTAAAGCTTCTAACCAAAAAATAGAAATTACAGGTGAGAAGGCAAATCTTGTAAAAATCAAAAATGTAAATAATACATTAAAACTTTCTTTACCTTTTTCTTTAAAACCATCAGATAATTCTGCAGAAGGTAAAATACTTATTAAATTATATTACAATAAAAATATAGATTTAATTGATGTAAATGAAGGTGCAACTATTACTAGTAAAGATTTTAACCAAGATAAAGTATCTTTAAATGCACAAGAAAGAGGTTTTATTAACTTAACTACAAAAACAAAGTATTTAAGTATTAGAGCAACTTCTGGCGGTATTATTAAAGTTTCTGGTGCATCTAAAAACCAAGAAGTAGATTTAGATTTGTATGGTATTTACCATGGTTTTAATTTAAAATCTACAGGTAATTCTAATGTTAAAGCTGGTACAGGTGCAAAAGCAGAAATAAATGCTGGCGAAACTTTAAATGCTAAAGTAAGTTTTGGTGGTACAATATTTTATAAAGGAAACCCAGAAGTTGTAAAAGACAAAAAGGTTATTGGTGGTATTATCGAGAAAAGAAATTAATACAGAAACAGATTAGATTGCTTTAACAACCTTTTTTGTATCTTTGTAACTTATAAAATTATATAATGATGAATAATTTATCTATTTTTTTTGGATTTGTTAGCGGACCTCAAATTGCAATTATACTTGTAGTTGTTTTATTATTATTTGGTGGAAAAAAAATACCAGAATTAATGAAAGGTTTAGGTAGCGGAATTAAGGAATTTAAAAACGCTTCTAAAGAAGAAAATCCAGAAGAAAAACTAGAAGAAAAAAAGTAGATATTAATCACTTTTTTAACAAAATAAGAAAGCTCAATTTGTATAAATACAAGTTGAGCTTTTTAGTTATCAAATTAAAATATTCCCCCAAATATTTAATCTAAATTTCTTCGAGACAAATATAGTTATCATTATAATATCTTTAACTTATTTGTTGTAAAAAGGAAGATTTATTGGGTTTTTGGGATAAATGGGAACGTTTAACTAATTAATCTTAATAATGATTGCTTAGAAAAACTTCTAGATACAGGTATATCTATTTCAATAACCTTAGATTTTAATAAATAACCTCTTGCATTTCCAGAAATATCTGTAATATAATTGGTGTTTACAATATAACTTTTATGACATCTAATAATAGTAGGATATTTTTCTAATTTTGCAATAATTTTTGCAAGTGTAACTCGTAATATTTTCTCATTAATTTTGTCATCTTTTTTAATAAAAAAACTTGCATAATTTCCTTGCGAAGTTACATACACTAAATTGTCGATACAAAAACTAATTTTCTCTTTACCATTTTCTGATGTTATACTAACTTCTTTAGTTAATTTTTCTGTGTTATTTAGTTCTTGTACTTTTTTTAATTCTCTAATTTCTTTAACCTTTTTTTCTCTTCGTAATCTTATATTTTTTTCATTTAGAAATACAAAAAATGTTAAGGGTATAAGGCTAACTAAAAAAGTATATGATAAGAATTGTAAAAGGTTTATTTTTCTTAGGTTATAGGGTTCTTTATAAATTTCACCAAAATACCATAAAGCAACTCCTATAAAGGTTACACCAACAAACATTAATAATAAATTTCTGCCTATAGTCCAATTATCTTCACTAAAATAATCTTTAAAAATAAGTGCTGGTAAGTATAAAATTAAAAAAGTGGCAACAAAAGCTGTAATACCAATACCTATGGTATATGGTAATATAATTTCATCAAATTCGTGTAGATAAAAAGGTCTAAAAATATATAAAAAAAGAAAAATAAATAAACCATGATAAATACTTATCTTTAACTTATACAGAGGTTTAGGATTAAAATAATACGGTTTATTTAACCATGAAAAAATAGCTTTCATTAAAATTTTTTAGTAAAAATAAAAAAAATTAATAAAAAAAGACAGTAATTTATATTACTGTCTTTTTAGTTTTGTTATCGAGAACAATTAATTATTCTTCTAATTTTTTAGTTTTAGCATTTTTCATTGCTTCGCCAATTTGGTTACTTGCTGTAAAACTTGCAACCATATCGTTTAGCATTTGGCTACCTGCTTGTGGCGAGTTTGGTAATAAAATTAAATTACTATTTGTTTCTTGTCCTATAGATTGTAAAGTATCATAATGTTGTGTTACAACAATTAAAGCAGATGCTTCTTGCGAGTTGATACCAACTTTGTTTAAAACTTCTACAGATTCTTCTAAACCACGTGCAATTTCTCTTCTTTGGTCTGCAATACCTTGTCCTTGTAAACGCTTGCTTTCTGCTTCTGCTTTAGCTCTTTCTACAATTAAAATACGTTGTGCATCTCCTTCAAATTGTGCTGCTGTTTTTTCTCTATCTGCAGCGTTAATTCTATTCATGGCAGCTTTTACTTGGGCATCTGGATCTATATCTGTTACTAAAGTTTTAATAATATCATAACCATAATCTGTCATGTATTCTTGTAATTCTCTTTTTACTGCAATTGCAATATCATCTTTTTTAACAAAAACGTCATCTAATTTCATTTTTGGTACTTCTGCTCTTACAACATCAAAAACAAAAGAAGTAATTTGATCGTGAGGATAATCTAATTTATAAAACGCATCATAAACTTTATCTCTTATAACTTTGTATTGTACAGAAACTTTTAATTTTACAAATACATCATCTAAAGTTTTTGTTTCTATAATTACATCTAACTGCTGAATTTTTAAACTTAACTTACCAGAAACTTTATCTATTAAAGGTATTTTAAATTGAAGACCAGATTGTCTTATGCTTTGAAATTTTCCGAAACGTTCTATAATAGCTGCGCTTTGCTGTTTTACAATAAAAAATGATGCAAAAATTATTAATCCGATTATAACAATAAAAATAATAAATGGTGGTGATATCATAACAAGGTTTTTAATAGTTAATAAATAGTTGAATTGTAAATATACTTCTTTTAAGCATTTAATTATTTGACGCAGATTTGTTTATAATGTTACATTTTAAAATAAAAAAAACCTCTCGAAATTAACGAGAGGCTTTTTATTTAGTTGTAATAATTATAATTTTTCTATGGCGTTTTTAAGTCTTAATAAAGTTTCTTCTTTACCAATCATAGCAATAATATCAAACAAATGTGGGCCAGCTAATTTACCAACCAAACTTAATCTTAATGGTTGCATAACTTTACCAAAACCAACTTCTTTCGCAGTTATCCATTCTTTTATTTCTTTTTCTGTATTTTCTGATGAAAAATCTTCGATTGATGAAATTACGGTAATTAATTCATTCATTAAATCAGCAGTTCCTTCTTTCCAGTTTTTCTTAGAAGCTTTGGCATCGTATTCTGTTGGTGTTTCAAAAAAGAAATTAGATAAATCCCAAAAATCATTTACAAAAACAGCTCTTTCTTTAATAGCAGAAACAACTTTTAAAACGTATTCTTTGTCTTTTG from Polaribacter marinaquae encodes the following:
- a CDS encoding SPFH domain-containing protein, encoding MISPPFIIFIVIIGLIIFASFFIVKQQSAAIIERFGKFQSIRQSGLQFKIPLIDKVSGKLSLKIQQLDVIIETKTLDDVFVKLKVSVQYKVIRDKVYDAFYKLDYPHDQITSFVFDVVRAEVPKMKLDDVFVKKDDIAIAVKRELQEYMTDYGYDIIKTLVTDIDPDAQVKAAMNRINAADREKTAAQFEGDAQRILIVERAKAEAESKRLQGQGIADQRREIARGLEESVEVLNKVGINSQEASALIVVTQHYDTLQSIGQETNSNLILLPNSPQAGSQMLNDMVASFTASNQIGEAMKNAKTKKLEE
- a CDS encoding Sec-independent protein translocase subunit TatA/TatB, whose product is MNNLSIFFGFVSGPQIAIILVVVLLLFGGKKIPELMKGLGSGIKEFKNASKEENPEEKLEEKK
- a CDS encoding YbjQ family protein translates to MILTTTNNIENFKIVDYLGIVTGTAYDSSYSANGSKLSFKDMFSMSKYYEKYSLALEGIKEKAFQNLKNNATKLGANAVVGIQLDVEPLANSSTLLVSITGTAVKVK
- a CDS encoding LytTR family DNA-binding domain-containing protein, whose amino-acid sequence is MKAIFSWLNKPYYFNPKPLYKLKISIYHGLFIFLFLYIFRPFYLHEFDEIILPYTIGIGITAFVATFLILYLPALIFKDYFSEDNWTIGRNLLLMFVGVTFIGVALWYFGEIYKEPYNLRKINLLQFLSYTFLVSLIPLTFFVFLNEKNIRLRREKKVKEIRELKKVQELNNTEKLTKEVSITSENGKEKISFCIDNLVYVTSQGNYASFFIKKDDKINEKILRVTLAKIIAKLEKYPTIIRCHKSYIVNTNYITDISGNARGYLLKSKVIEIDIPVSRSFSKQSLLRLIS
- the rnr gene encoding ribonuclease R: MTKKKKKIYKKKGKVVKNLTKNIFRILNEDSDKFYNYKQIAAKLSIVDTDGKNQVIKKLAELASTKKIVEVDRGKFKINADRKYSVGTLDITSNGNGYFVTEDYEDDIFIPNVNLGKGLHNDIVKAYVYKKRSGKKLEADVVEILERAKTEFVGVLQKSKNFGFVLPDSNKMYADIFISENKMNGAEHGDKVQATISDWPQNSKNPFGKITKVLGKPGDHNTEMHSILLEYDLPYEFPEEVEKDAESLPLEITEEEISKRRDMRKDLTFTIDPKDAKDFDDALSFVKLENGNYEVGIHIADVSHYLQPKTILDDEAYDRATSVYLVDRVVPMLPEMLSNGVCSLRPHEEKLTFSAVFEINQKAQVVGEWFGRTVTYSDQRFAYEEAQSIIENCELSDDVQPYTMPLETSIIDKEYEVTPEIVEATLQLDKLAKVLRKKRMKQGAISFDRVEVKFNLDEEANPVGVFFKKSKDANKLIEEFMLLANRKVAEFIGRKKGKPSNDTFIYRVHDEPDLEKLASLQNIISKFGYKINTETKESTSATLNQLLNDVNGKAESNMIETLAIRSMSKAVYTTQNIGHYGLAFDYYSHFTSPIRRYPDVMTHRLLQHYLDGGKSPKAELYEEKCKHSSKREELASKAERDSIKYMQVKYMQDHKDEVFDGVITGVTEWGIYVEISTNKCEGMVRIRDIKSDYYIFDEKQYAIVGQSTKNMYQLGDDVKVQVKKTDLERKHLDFNLIEDYL
- a CDS encoding head GIN domain-containing protein, translating into MKNLILVCAFIVGLSTYAQNTIKQDLGDFNTLKVYNGIELELIKASNQKIEITGEKANLVKIKNVNNTLKLSLPFSLKPSDNSAEGKILIKLYYNKNIDLIDVNEGATITSKDFNQDKVSLNAQERGFINLTTKTKYLSIRATSGGIIKVSGASKNQEVDLDLYGIYHGFNLKSTGNSNVKAGTGAKAEINAGETLNAKVSFGGTIFYKGNPEVVKDKKVIGGIIEKRN